In a single window of the Bradyrhizobium erythrophlei genome:
- a CDS encoding carbonic anhydrase: MSSFPQHLLEGYRTFTSQRLPTEQSRYRDLSERGQAPEVMVIGCCDSRVSPEVIFDAGPGELFVMRNIANLVPVYQPDANAHGVSAALEYAVSVLHVKHIVVLGHAQCGGIRAFIDKIEPLSPGDFIGKWMSMFIKPGEQVEQRDHETMADFTIRIEKAAVFRSLENLMTFPFVRTLVERGELHLHGAYFGVAEGSLFVLDPVAKEFRSVR, translated from the coding sequence ATGTCATCGTTTCCGCAACATCTGCTTGAGGGCTACCGGACCTTCACCTCGCAGCGGCTGCCCACCGAGCAGTCGCGTTACCGCGACCTGTCCGAGCGCGGCCAGGCCCCCGAAGTGATGGTGATCGGCTGCTGCGATTCCCGGGTCTCGCCGGAAGTGATCTTCGATGCCGGTCCCGGCGAACTGTTCGTGATGCGTAATATCGCCAATCTGGTGCCGGTCTATCAGCCCGACGCCAACGCGCACGGCGTATCGGCGGCGCTGGAATACGCGGTTTCAGTTCTTCACGTAAAGCACATCGTGGTGCTCGGCCATGCCCAATGCGGCGGCATCCGCGCCTTCATCGACAAGATCGAGCCGCTGTCGCCGGGCGACTTCATCGGCAAGTGGATGTCGATGTTCATCAAGCCGGGAGAGCAGGTCGAGCAGCGCGACCACGAGACGATGGCTGACTTCACCATCCGGATCGAGAAGGCCGCCGTGTTCCGCAGCCTGGAAAACCTGATGACGTTCCCCTTCGTTCGGACACTCGTCGAGCGCGGCGAACTGCATCTTCACGGCGCCTATTTCGGCGTCGCCGAGGGTTCGCTCTTCGTACTCGACCCCGTGGCGAAGGAATTTCGCAGCGTTAGGTAG